The genomic DNA GTTCCGAGAGCTCCGAAAAAGACCATCGCTTCGAAACCGGACAGCTTCTTTTTGCTGACCTCTTGCGTATCGAGCCCCTCGGCTCCCAGACGCCGCGAGTATAGGAACACAACAGCCAAAATCGACACGTAATACAGAATCGCTGGCAGCAGAGCGGCTTTCATGATCGCCAGGAACGTGACCTGCGGTTGCACCAATTCCAGCATCATGTACGCACCGGCACCCATCACCGGCGGAACCAATGCGCCGCCGGAAGCTGCCGCGGCGGTGATGCCGCCCGCGATGTAGTTCGGGAACCGGGCGCTTCGCATCATCGGAATCGTAAACGTTCCGGTCGTCACCGCGTTGGCGACGGCACTTCCGGACAGAGAGCCCATCAAGCCGCTGGCGACAACCGAAACCATCGCTGGTCCGCCACGGATTTTACCGAACACTTTGGTCGCAAAATCGATGATGAACTGCGTCGCTCCGGACATCTCCAGGAAGGCGCCAAAGACGACAAAGAGGAAGACATATTTAAACATCACGCTCGCTGCGGGGCCAAACACGCCCAACGACTGCAGGAACGTCGTGCTCACGATATCTTTGACGTTTTGCCCGGCGTGTGGCAGCATCCAATCGGGCATCGCGACCCAGTCGTACCGCAGGCTGCCGTAGCAGTAATAAGAGTGGGCGACAAAAAACAACGCCAGCAGCGGAACGATCAGACCGATGCTGCGGCGAGTCGCTTCGAGAACCAACGCCAATCCGATCAGACCGACAACAAAGTCGGCGGAGGTTTCGGCGCCAGCCCGGTTGCCCAACGAAATCCCGTCGGACCACAGGCTCTCAAAGAGCGGTTCGGTTTGCACGACGACGTATCCGCAACACCCGGCCGCTGCGATCGCTAACACCACGTCGATTAGACGCATCGATTGAACGTTGGCAAACCGCTTGTGCAGCGGAAACGTCAGATAGCAGAGCGCCAGTCCCACACCGACAAACACAGCCAGCGACGACTGCGGTTGCATCAAGTTGTAATTGACTTCGAACAGCGTGAACAAACACAAAAACACGCCCAACGCGGTGATGGCAAAGCGTCGAGTGCGATCCAATAGATTCGCTTCTTGGGTCACGGACGGATCCTTTGAGTGGTTTCGTTCCAGAGCGGAAAGGGCGGGGGTGGGGGCTGAGCGAATCGCTTTGCAAGCGGCACCGACGACGGAACCGCTTGCTGCGACAAGCTGCTGATTCTAGCTAATCCTGTTCGACGCGGAAGACTTCTCCCAAGACTTCGATCTCGTCGCCAATCGTCAACTTTTTGCGACGCCGCGTTTCGACTTCGCCATTGACCGTGACCTCGCCATTTTGAATCAACATCTTGGCTTGGCCGCCGGTCCCGACGACACCTGTCAATTTGATAAAGTTGTCCAACCGGATCGAATCTTCTTCGTCCGTGCTGGGTTCATTGGAAACATCTTGGTTCATGGGGTGGTTCACTTGAGTTGAAAGCGGGCGACCACAGGCCAGTGGTCGCTGAGATCGCGTTGATTTGAATCGATTTGCCAGTAGGCGTTCCAGTGGGCATCCTGTTCGTCGGGCCCATCTCCTTTGACCGCCAATTCCCGAGGCCGCTGCACCGATCGCAGGACGAGATCCACGCGATCGGGATCGTCTTCGATCATGGCGGGACTGACCAGGATCCGGTCGAACGCTT from Rosistilla carotiformis includes the following:
- a CDS encoding RNA-binding S4 domain-containing protein, coding for MNQDVSNEPSTDEEDSIRLDNFIKLTGVVGTGGQAKMLIQNGEVTVNGEVETRRRKKLTIGDEIEVLGEVFRVEQD